Below is a genomic region from candidate division KSB1 bacterium.
TCTGCGCCACCTTTCACTAGTCGATTGACCAATTCTGCCCCTGCTCCATTCTGATCCACAAAGATGAGCCAGCGGTAGCTGCTCAGATCGGCATCCGCATCATGAGCGAGCGCAGGCAGGTCCGCTCGTCGCCAGGATGGCACATAGAACCACCGCTCAAATGGCTGCCGTTTTGAAGGATCGGCCGAAGCCGCTTCTGCCTTGGTCTGGGCTTTCACCTCAAACCAATAGCGCTGCCGCTCGAACGGATAGGTCGGCGCTGGGATGCGATGGCGTTGCTCATGGGCATAAAATCCCTGCCAATCGATCTTCACGCCCGCCAGCCACAGTCTGCCCAACGTGTTCAACAGAAATTCGACATCGGCAATTTTTTCTTTTGGGTGTCGCATCGATGCCAGTACCACTCGGCCTGGGACCGAACTCGGCACTCGCCGAGCCAGCGTGCTCAGGGTATTGCCTGGGCCTACCTCCAGAAACAAGGTATTGGGATCCTGCAGCAGTTCCCGAATGCCGTCGCTGAAGCGGACCGTCTGGCGCAGATGTCTGGCCCAGTATTCGGGATCCGTGGCTTGCTCCACCGTAATCCACGTCCCAGAAACGTTCGATAGATACGGCAGTTGCGGCGGATTCAGTTTGACTTTCTTCACTTCTTCGATGAATGGCTTCAAGATCGGCTCCATCATCGGCGAGTGAAAAGCGTGGGAAGTATGCAATCGCCGAAACTCGATCCCTTTTTCTGCCAACCTTTTTTCCAATTGTTCGATAGCTTCGAACGTCCCAGAGACCACGCAGAGCGATGGGGCATTGACTGCCGCCAATGACAAGCTTTCATTCAAATAGGGCTGGATCGCCGCCTCATCTAACGGTACGCTGAGCATAGCGCCCGCAGGCAGGGACTGCATTAACTGGCCTCGGGTCGCCACCAGGCGGAGCGCATCATCCAGCGACATCACGCCCGCCAGACAGGCGGCCACATATTCGCCAATGCTGTGGCCGATCATCGCCTGCGGCTTGATCCCCCATTCCTGCCACAGTTTCGCCAGGGCGTATTCGATGACGAACAGTGCGGGCTGGGTGATGCGGGTTTGGTTGATTTTTTGATTTGCTTCTTCTGTCGACATCCCCCCTGGCCCTCTGTCCGCCGATTGGCGGATACTTCCTTCGGTCGCTTCAAAGGGGGGAACAACAGCTTCCCCCTTTGAAGGGGGATTGTGGGGGATGTTCCAATTAGGATCATCCTTGAGATAAATCACATCCCTCAAATCCAAACCCAAAAGCGGCTTCAGGAACTCAGAACAATAATCCACTTGTTCCCGAAACGTTGGCTCGGATTCATAAAGCTCCCTGCCCATATTGACATATTGGGCGCCCTGGCCGCTGAACATGAAGACCACACCTGGCTCGCCTTTATCCGCAGCATGATAGCTGCCCAGAATCCGTTGCGGATCACGATTTTTTAAAATGGTCAGCAATTCTTCTTTGGAGCGACCGATAAGAAATCTTCGATGATCCAACGCCTTGCGCCCCACCAGCAACGTGAACGCCAGATCGGCCAGATTGACATTGGTCTCCGTTTCGAGAAACTTAGCCAGATTATCCATGGCCTGGTTGACAGCGGATTCAGTTTTGGCCGACAGCGCTACCAACTGATAGTCCCGTGACGCCCCAGAGGGTTCGAGCTCTGGCGCTTCTTCGAGGATGACATGGACATTGGTGCCGCCGATGCCGAACGAGCTGACGCCCGCCCGACGGGGCGTATCGCCCATCCGTTTCCATTCCCGCAATTCCGTGTTCACATAAAACGGGCTATTTTTGAAATCGATATGCGGATTGGGGCGTTCAAAATTGATGCTCGGCGGGATGACGCCCTCCTTCAATGCCAGCGCTGTTTTGATCAGGCCAGTCACTCCCGCAGCGGTATCGAGGTGGCCGACATTGGCTTTCACCGCCCCCAGAGCACAAAATTGCTTTTTGTCCGTCCGCTCTCGAAACACCTGGGTCAGGGCCGAGATTTCGATCGGATCGCCCAGGCTGGTTCCTGTGCCGTGGGTTTCGATGTAGGTAATGGTCTCGGGCTCCACATTGGCGACGGCTTGCGCCATGGCAATCACCTCCACCTGACCTTCCACCCCAGGGGCGGTAAATCCCACCCGATTGGAGCCGTCATTATTGCAGGCAGCGCCTCGGATAATCGCATAAATATGGTCGCCGTCTTTGATGGCATCGGATAGCCGCTTCAGAACGACCACTGCCACGCCATTTCCACCAACCGTCCCTGCTGCCTTTGCATCGAATGGCCGACAGTGACCATCTGGGGAGAGGATCATGCCTTCCTGATACATGTAACCTTGAGTTTGTGGCAACAAAATCGTTGCCCCGCCGGCCAGGGCCATATCGCATTGGTAATTAGTTAAGCTTTGATAAGCCAGATAAACCGCTACTAAAGAGGTGGAACAAGCGGTCTGGACATCAAAACTCGGTCCTCTGAGATTCAATTTATATGAGACTCTTGTTGTGAGAAAATCTTTGTCGTTGCCAATTACATATTGATAAATATCAGCAGAGCTCAAAGCACCATTATGCGCCCGCAAAATCGAGAGCATATAGACATTCAATCCCATGCCAGCAAAGGTTCCGATCAATCCGGCATACCGGTCAGCGTCATACCCTGCGTTCTCCAGGGCTTCCCAGGCGCACTCGAGGAACAACCGCTGCTGCGGATCCATCAGCTCAGCCTCTCGAGGAAATATGCCAAACAATGCAGCGTCGAATTCATCCACCTTATCGAGAATGCCTCTTGCTCTAACATAATTTGGATGGCGAAGTTGGTCAGGATCAACCCCAGCTTCAATCAGTTCCTCTTCAGAAAAAAAAGAAATGCTTTCAACGCCGTTTTTGATATTTCTCCAGAACTCTGCTACATTTCGGGCACCCGGAAATCGGCCAGACATACCAATGATAGCTACATCGAAATCACTATAATTCTCAAGAATTGCCTTTCCACTCATCCACTTCCTCGCTAACTATCGATCCTCCCCCTGATTTGAACATATTTTTTCAATAGAATCGGAAATATTCAATCCTGAAATCAGAGTAGCATCTGCGAAATAAGAATTTGCCTTTTCCGCATTGAATCGCGCCAAGAAGGATTGACGCATTTTCCTGCATTTTTTATCAAAGCGGCCTCATAGCCAAAATCGTTTGACAGCATCTTTTATCGCGTTTCGGTTCTTTTTAGCCGCTCTCGTTGTGCTTCGAGCGCATGTCTTTGCCGCGAGGCACGCTGTTGCTGTTGTTGAAAGATTTGTTTTTGGTTTTCATCCTGCTGCAAAAATTGGCCCAGGCTATAAATGGTGGGATGCTTAAATAATTCAACGATGGAAATCTCTCGTTTCAATGCCTCACATAGCAGGGTGTGAACCTTGGCCATTGCTAACGAGTGGCCGCCGATATCAAAGAAATTGTCATGAATACCAATTCGATCCAGCTTTAATACCTCTTGCCAAATTTTAGCGATCAGTGTCTCAATTTCCGTTCGAGGCTTTACCATTGCTGGCGCATTTTCCGAGCGAATTTCGACCGGTTCAGGGAGAGCTTTGCGATCGATTTTGCCGCTCTGGGTCAATGGCCAGGTTTTCAAAGCCACGAAGTGGGACGGCACCATGAAATCTGGCAATTGTTCTCTCAAAAAATTCCGTAGTTCCTCTGCAACGGGAGCAGGCTGATGATCATGCAAGAAATATGCGATGAGCCGGGGTTCTCCGGAACGATCTTTTTTTGCCACGACGACAGCGCTTTCAATGGCTGGATGTTTCATCAATCGGGATTCGATCTCTTCTAATTCGATTCGGAAGCCACGGATCTTCACTTGAAAATCGACTCGACCCAGAAACTCAAGATTGCCATCGCTCCGAAAGCGGGCAAGATCGCCTGTCTTATACAGCCGCGCGCCTGGCTCGGAGGAAAATGGATCTGGGATGAATTTTTCGGCAGTCAAATCTGGCCGAAGATGATACCCGCGCGCCAGACAAACACCGCCCAAATGCAATTCGCCGCTCACACCCATGGGGACTGGGTTCAAATATTGATCCAGCACATAAACCTTGATATTGTCCAATGGCCTCCCAATCGGGATCGTCGTCGTGTTCTCAGGCAATTGTTCAACCTGATAAATAGTTGGTCCGACTGTCGCCTCGGTGGGGCCATAACCATTGAAGAATTTTCGGCCCACCATCCATCGCGTAACGATCTCGGGCGGAAGATTTTCGCCGGCTGAAATTAGAACTTTCAAACCAGGCACGCTCTCGGGTGGCAAAATTGCCAACAGCGAGGGCGGTAGAATGGCAACATTGATCTGCTGATCGTTGATCAATTGGATCAGGCTCGGAGTGGCTAAGATCGTCTCGCGTTTGGCCAAAACTAGTGATCCCCCGGCCATGAACGCAGTAAAAATCTCTGATACTGAAGCATCGAAGCTGCAAGAGGCAAATTGCAACCAGCGACTGGTGGCATCGACTCCCAGTGCTCTGACATGGGCTGTCGCAAAATTGCAGAGACTGCGATGTTGCACCAATGTCCCTTTCGGCTTCCCAGTTGAGCCAGAGGTATAAATCATATAGGCTAAATTCTCGGGAATTGCACCACTGATCGGATCTTCTCCACTCTTCTCGGCAATTTCAGACCAATCCGAATCAATATGGATCACCTGCACACCTTCCGGGGCAATATTTAGATCCAGACTCTTCTGGATGATTAAACATTTTGCCCCAGAATCTTCTATCATGAGCCGCAAGCGGTCCAACGGATAAATTGGATCCAACGGCAGGTATGCCCCACCCGCTTTTAGCACGCCCAGCATTGCGACCAGCAAATCAATTGAGCGGTCCACACAAATAGCGACAATAGTCTCTGGTTTCACTCCAAGGCTTTGCAGATGATGCGCCAGATGATTGGCCCGGGCATTCAGCTCGCCATAAGTTAATTTCTCTTTGTCAAACACAACGGCTAAGGCCTCAGGATTTTCAGCGACCTTGGCTTCGAATAGCTCGTGGATGCAATAGTTAGCAGGAAATTCCCGATCGGTTTCATTAAATTTTTCCAGGATCATTGTTAATTCCGACTGTTCGGGTAAGGCTACATCAGTGATGCGAGCCTCCGGCCGCGATGTCATCCGCTCTAATACAACGATCAAATTGTTCAGCATCCGAGAGACCGTTTGTTCCTGGAACAAATCAATATTGTAGGTGAATGAAACCGCCATCCCCTTTGGCGATTCGGTTGCCATGAGCGTCAGATCGAACGGTGCCACGTTCTGCTCCAACGTCACCGATTCCAACGGCAGGCCTCCCAGATTCATCTGTTCACCCGCTTCGCCCAGCGCGAAGGACGATAGGTCTTGAATCTCGCTCAGATGCGCTTTCTCAAGCACCAGCATCGTCTGAAAAACTGGGGTGCGGCTCGGATCTCGATGGGGATGGATCTTTTCCACGATGAGCGGGAATGGATAATCCTGATGCAACAAGCCCTCTACCACAGTGGTTTTCACCTGATTGAGCAAGTCAACCACGGTTTGCTGGTCGTGAACAGCCGAGCGAAACGCTACTGGATTAACAAAATAGCCGATCACATTGGCAAATTCCGATTTGGTTCGGCCAGTGGTTGGAGATCCGACGATAATATCCTCCTGATTCGTGTAACGATGGAGCAAGATGTCATAAGCCGTCAACAGGATCATGAAAGTGGTCGCGCCATAGTGCTCGCCCAGTCTTTTTAATTTTTGAACCAATTCAGGATCCAATCGGGCTGATACCGACTTTCCCTTGAAAGTTTGAACTGCTGGTCGCGGATAATCCAGCGGGAGATCAAGATTCGGCAAATCACCGGCCAGCTTCTGTTGCCAATATGCCAAATCTTTCTCAGCTTGAGCCTCGGACAGATACTTCGCTTCTTCCGCAACGAAATCTTTGAACTGATGTTTCAGCGGCGCTAATTCGATTTCACCATCTACTCGAGAATAGATTTGACTCAGTTCATAAAGCAGAATCGTCTGTGACCACAGATCGGTAATGATATGATGGCTCACGAACAACATGAAGTGATCTTGAGGCGATCGAGAGAACACCCAGACTTTCATGAGCGGCCCGTGTTCAAAATCGAACGGCTGCTTCGCCTCGCTTTCCATGCGATGCTGAATAGCTTCTTCATCCAATAGCGAAACATCTTCAATTTTGAAGAAAAC
It encodes:
- a CDS encoding acyltransferase domain-containing protein, giving the protein MSGKAILENYSDFDVAIIGMSGRFPGARNVAEFWRNIKNGVESISFFSEEELIEAGVDPDQLRHPNYVRARGILDKVDEFDAALFGIFPREAELMDPQQRLFLECAWEALENAGYDADRYAGLIGTFAGMGLNVYMLSILRAHNGALSSADIYQYVIGNDKDFLTTRVSYKLNLRGPSFDVQTACSTSLVAVYLAYQSLTNYQCDMALAGGATILLPQTQGYMYQEGMILSPDGHCRPFDAKAAGTVGGNGVAVVVLKRLSDAIKDGDHIYAIIRGAACNNDGSNRVGFTAPGVEGQVEVIAMAQAVANVEPETITYIETHGTGTSLGDPIEISALTQVFRERTDKKQFCALGAVKANVGHLDTAAGVTGLIKTALALKEGVIPPSINFERPNPHIDFKNSPFYVNTELREWKRMGDTPRRAGVSSFGIGGTNVHVILEEAPELEPSGASRDYQLVALSAKTESAVNQAMDNLAKFLETETNVNLADLAFTLLVGRKALDHRRFLIGRSKEELLTILKNRDPQRILGSYHAADKGEPGVVFMFSGQGAQYVNMGRELYESEPTFREQVDYCSEFLKPLLGLDLRDVIYLKDDPNWNIPHNPPSKGEAVVPPFEATEGSIRQSADRGPGGMSTEEANQKINQTRITQPALFVIEYALAKLWQEWGIKPQAMIGHSIGEYVAACLAGVMSLDDALRLVATRGQLMQSLPAGAMLSVPLDEAAIQPYLNESLSLAAVNAPSLCVVSGTFEAIEQLEKRLAEKGIEFRRLHTSHAFHSPMMEPILKPFIEEVKKVKLNPPQLPYLSNVSGTWITVEQATDPEYWARHLRQTVRFSDGIRELLQDPNTLFLEVGPGNTLSTLARRVPSSVPGRVVLASMRHPKEKIADVEFLLNTLGRLWLAGVKIDWQGFYAHEQRHRIPAPTYPFERQRYWFEVKAQTKAEAASADPSKRQPFERWFYVPSWRRADLPALAHDADADLSSYRWLIFVDQNGAGAELVNRLVKGGAEVTSVVPGNGFSCINSHVYAINPAEPADYEQLVKGLKEKERIPEIIVHLWTFDADRSADFEILQNYGFYSIIHLAQALARQNIAAPIRIAAVTTDVLDVIGTETLVPEKATLLGACKVIPQEYPNLICRHIDFDRAGIASGWEDKLVAEILSDTSESTVAYRGRHRWIQHFEEYHLVDKTPLAPRLREKGVYLITGGLGRIGLTFAEHLAKKYHARLALLDMFDFPVKSEWESIISNPQANSGMVQRIKRLQELEAAGAEVMVLKAQAANEQEMQMAVQQVADRFGTIHGVIHAAGLVGVNSLRPIQELDAAFCFQQFQAKVIGTDVLAKVLKGKPLDFCLLQSSLASILGGLGMAAYAAANSFMDAFVARQNQVNGTGWMSVNWEGWRFDEDVHQAGAIGSEMMHLALQPAEGVQAFEQILSMNGLSQVILSTASLQARMEKWVRREAKKDTAPVEPSGPSSFHPRPNLPNPYVAPRNELEQEIVAIWQELLGIEPIGIYDNFFELGGHSLLATQLVSRMRERFTVELPLRELFESPTIATLSESIENEKAAKQQTEADLAQILAMVEQMSDEEARALLEKKRGG